The following proteins are encoded in a genomic region of Pan troglodytes isolate AG18354 chromosome Y, NHGRI_mPanTro3-v2.0_pri, whole genome shotgun sequence:
- the LOC107971128 gene encoding putative GTP-binding protein 6: MWALRAAVRPGLRLSRVGRGRSAPRVAAPSCPARALAAVGRRSPGNLEGPWGGGRGLRADGGRSRTGDDEEEPEDADENAEEELLRGEPLLPAGTQRVCLVHPDVKWGPGKPQMTRAEWQVAEATALVHTLDGWSVVQTMVVSTKTPDRKLIFGKGNFEHLTEKIRGSPDITCVFLNVERMAAPTKKELEAAWGVEVFDRFTVVLHIFRCNARTKEARLQVALAEIPLHRSNLKRDVAHLYRGVGSRYIMGSGESFMQLQQRLLREKEAKIRKALDRLRKKRHLLRRQRTRREFPMISVVGYTNCGKTTLIKALTGDAAIQPRDQLFATLDVTAHAGTLPSRMTVLYVDTIGFLSQLPHGLIESFSATLEDVAHSDLILHVRDVSHPEAELQKCSVLSTLRGLQLPAPLLDSMVEVHNKVDLVPGYSPTEPNVVPVSALRGHGLQELKAELDAAVLKATGRQILTLRVRLAGAQLSWLYKEATVQEVDVIPEDGAADVRVIISNSAYGKFRKLFPG, from the exons ATGTGGGCTCTGCGGGCCGCCGTACGCCCGGGGCTGCGGCTCTCCCGCGTGGGCCGCGGCCGCTCGGCTCCGCGGGTAGCCGCGCCGTCCTGCCCCGCGCGCGCGCTCGCCGCTGTCGGCCGCAGGAGCCCCGGGAATCTGGAGGGGCCGTGGGGCGGAGGGCGGGGTCTGCGGGCGGACGGCGGCCGAAGCCGCACGGGAGACGACGAGGAGGAGCCGGAAGATGCGGACGAGAACGCCGAGGAGGAGCTGCTGCGGGGAGAGCCTCTGCTGCCGGCGGGGACCCAGCGCGTGTGTCTGGTTCACCCTGACGTCAAGTGGGGCCCGGGGAAGCCGCAGATGACTCGAG CCGAGTGGCAGGTGGCGGAGGCCACAGCGCTGGTGCACACGCTGGACGGCTGGTCCGTGGTGCAGACAATGGTCGTGTCCACCAAAACGCCGGACAGGAAGCTCATCTTTGGCAAAGGGAACTTTGAGCACCTGACAG AAAAGATCCGAGGGTCTCCAGACATCACGTGCGTCTTCCTGAACGTGGAGAGGATGGCTGCCCCGACCAAG AAAGAACTAGAAGCCGCCTGGGGCGTGGAGGTGTTTGACCGCTTCACGGTCGTCCTGCACATCTTCCGCTGCAACGCCCGCACGAAGGAGGCCCGGCTTCAGGTGGCCCTGGCGGAGATCCCGCTGCACAG GTCGAACTTGAAAAGGGACGTCGCCCACCTGTACCGAGGAGTCGGCTCGCGCTACATCATGGGGTCAG GAGAATCCTTCATGCAGCTGCAGCAGCGTCTCCTGAGAGAGAAGGAGGCCAAGATCAGGAAGGCCCTGGACAGGCTTCGCAAGAAGAGGCACCTGCTCCGCCGGCAGCGGACGAGGCGGGAGTTCCCCATGATCTCCGTGGTGGGGTACACCAACTGCG GAAAGACCACGCTGATCAAGGCGCTGACGGGCGATGCCGCCATCCAGCCGCGGGACCAGCTGTTTGCCACGCTGGACGTCACGGCCCACGCGGGCACGCTGCCCTCACGCATGACCGTCCTGTACGTGGACACCATCGGCTTCCTCTCCCAGCTGCCGCACGGCCTCATCGAGTCCTTCTCCGCCACCCTGGAAGACGTGGCCCACTCG GATCTCATCCTGCACGTGAGGGACGTCAGCCACCCCGAGGCGGAGCTCCAGAAATGCAGCGTTCTGTCCACGCTGCGTGGCCTGCAGCTGCCCGCCCCGCTCCTGGACTCCATGGTGGAGGTTCACAACAAGGTGGACCTCGTGCCCGG GTACAGCCCCACGGAACCGAACGTCGTGCCCGTGTCTGCCCTGCGGGGCCACGGGCTCCAGGAGCTGAAAGCTGAGCTCGATGCGGCGGTTTTGAAGGCGACGGGGAGACAGATCCTCACTCTCCGTGTGAGGCTCGCAGGGGCGCAGCTCAG